TTGTTAAGATAACCATTCATTCTTTTGTACGATATATTGCTTATCTGAAAGAGTTTCTATTCCTTGGTTGTGGACCTGGGCAAAGACCAGGTTCCTGGAACTTAGAACCTTGAGCGTTTATCATGGGGCTTTGGACAACCTCACACATGAGTCATTCCCAGGGAGCCCCAGGACAACTGCCTTTGCTCTAAGATGTGTTTCTAGTATAACTTGAGATGTAATGAAAGGCCCTGAACATGTGGCTGTTTTCTGGCTGGTATGTTAGAGGAATAGTCCTGTTCAGAAAGAGGCCCTTCTGAGCAGAAGTGGCTAATAAACTTTGTGCTGATCTAGAAGTGTTTCTTCTCCGAACTTCTTCACTTCTCTGCTCACAAAGACTGACAATGTCCTTGGACACACCAGCAGGCCATGTAGGATCAAGGTCAGCAAATCGTGACCTATCTTCCAGCCACCCCAGTAGGCACCCTCTTGTAATGTTTTTCTTCTCACCCGTTTAGAACAGCTTTTCCTGTCCTTTAGATTCTTCTGCGGGACTGGGAGCCATATATGAGTTGAGGGGTATGGTGAGCAGTTCTGTAACTAGCCCATTGTCACTTGCCTGGTTGGTGACAAAGCCAAGATAAAAGCCTGGGTCTGTTTGACCTCAATGCCCATGTGTTTTTAATGTTGTGActatggagaaaaggaaggggaatgACCACAGGagccttccccttctctttattTCAAAGGTAGTTGACCTCCCCTTGGGTAGTCAAACTGTCTGATGGGGCTCACAGATGTCCATTAAGGGAGAATCCCATTAATTTGGGGGATTTACCACCATCTTCTTGGAATGCCCTTCCTGCTTGAAACAGCTCTGACTTTCGATCCTGCAGTGATCGGGACTCCTGTCTTTGGCCAAGTACACTCTTCACCAAGAAAGTAAGGAGGCACAGGGTCAGGCAGCAAAAGCAGTCACATTTAGGGGCCCAACTTCCTAATCTTAACCCTTGGTAATCCCGTTCAGCTTACTCAGCTATCAGGGATCCAGACCAAAAAGATCCCTGTTACTGTACGTATACACCAGAGGGTCGTGAGGATAGAGCCTTCTCCTCTGGAGCCGTGCAGACTAGAAGGACGCATATTGGAGTCCTTGGGCCCTATCTTTCCTGTTCCTAACCAAGCCTAGGAATCAGACTCGGATATCCACATAAATAAGTCTTTATTGAAAAAAGTACATAATtcagaataaatataataaataatcctcccccagctgctgcccTGAGGATAAATAATCTCAAGTTTTCCCTTCCTATTTAATAAATAGTCAACTTTGTCCTAGGTCAGCAGCATAAATTAGTCAGTATTGGTAATTTTCAACATAGGCAAGTCTCATTAGAATTAATGGACTAACTTGTTGGCTCACAGGTGCCTGGGCTGATTGATTTTAGCACTGCTGAGCCGTGGAGATCTGGGTGCCATCCTTAAACCGTTGGCTTTAGGGGCTCAGGGTTGCTGCTCCGTGGGCAAAGACCCGAGCAGCTACAGCCACAAAGGCCTGGAGGCTGCGAAGGATCTTGAAGCGGAGAAGGAGGCGCTGCCAtggctggctggggctggggcttggAGTTTGTTCAGTCTCTCTGTGGTGACCCTCAGGCTGAAAGGACACAGGACACAATCAGAGAGAACTCTAGATCCTTCACCCTCCAGTCCTTGCCTCTGATACCTGCAAGCCCCCGCTCTCCAGGCCCCTAGTTCATACCTGCAAAAGTTGCCTAAGGCCCAGGAGGGAGGCGTGAAGCTGGCCCACAGGGCCATCGGGAAGTAGAGAAGGCTCCCCTGTGAAAATGTCTGAGCCCAGCAGCTTCTCATAAAAAACCAGGCCCTGGTGGATCCTTTGTAAGCAGAactgggagggaaaagaaagcgGTGAAAGGAAACAgatcccttcctcccactccatTCACCAAAGACCCACCTAGTTCTTTGCCATTCCTAGACACtgctatgggctgaatgtttgtgtccccacaAAATTCAGATGTTGAATTCCAACCCCGCCCCCCCAAGTATAATGGCTTTGGGAGGATGGGCTTTCACGAGGTGATGacgtcatgagggtggggcccttcTGAATGCAATTAGTAGTCTTCTAAAAGAGACCCACGGGACTCCCAAGGCCCCCGCCATatgaagacacaaggagaagtCCGCAGTCTGGAAGAAGGCCCTCACCTGACCGTGCTAGCACCCTGATCTctgacttccggcctccagaacagtgagaactAAATTTTTGATGTTCataagccacccggtctgtgTTAGTTATTATAGCAGGCTGAACGGATGAGGACAGAACTTTCACTAATTCAGCATGATACCCAACGATGTCCCAGTCCCCTCTTCCTTGTGGTCCAGCCTCATCTTACTACCTGACTGTTGTCTCTGAGTCCTTGGGGATCACAGCCATCCCCACACTGGATGCGGGGGACCTCATCTGTAGTCTCGTCATCTCCCTCTTCTCTTGGTAGGTCCTGgaatggaggagggggtggggagagtgaagAGGTAAGAGAAGTGCTTTCAAACTCCACTAGGACCCTCAGGCTCATGACTCTCCCAGGAGCCCCACTCCCCCATCCTCTCTTACTCTGTGATGACCTTCGACCCTCTAGCTTCCATCGAAAGCCAGAGTCTTCCCCTGCAGCCTTGGAGAGCTTGGATAGGCTCCTGTTTGGAGCCGGAGCCCGTTACTTACCACCTGTCCCATCGGCGGATGTGCGCTCCAGGCCAGCGTGCAGAGCCTCTGTGAGAGCTGCTGGCCCTGAACCCAGGCAGGGCGACCGCCCGCAGGCACAGCCCGGGTCTGAGCCCCccagagcagcagcagaagcagcatcACAGCCCTGCTCCCCAGCATCTTGTTGGCTGCTTCTCAAATCTGGCTGGATCCGCGCCTCGAACTGGTCCTTGTGGAATCTCTGCCCACTTCCCTTTCTTCTGAGCCTGATGCTGTCCGTTCTGTGCGTCTCTGGTTTGGTTCCTTCTGTTGTTCACTAAGTTCCTGAGCAGGTTCCTGCTGTTTTTCTCCCCTTGTCTCTGAGTCTCTTTTTAAGGTCCCTGCATTGAAAGGCCCGCCCTTTATACTGGCAGGTGACTCACAGCAGGTGGGATTCCCCTCCCTGCATCATCCCCCTCCGCGGGGAGCCCAGGTATGCAGGCCTCAGTTCCAAGGGAAATGAGATGTGTGGTTGCTGTGGCTGGAGGCCTGGGATGGGGCCTATGTGTAATGCTCTCCATGAATCGCAATGGCttgtggagggggtgggggtaggaggaatgaatatttaaatgaatCTCGTCTCAAGTTCCTTCCTGTTTAACTTTCCCTCATCTTTTTGCCTCTCAAAGCTATATCCTTCACCCCCAGTACCTAATTTCCTTACCTCCCGCCTGAGGAAAAACCAAAAACGGAAGCATTCATTTGTTTCCCAAAAGAATAGCGAGCTCCGTTTGGAATGAAGTTTGATTCCCACACGGTGCCCTCTGTCTGAGAaccgaggggggggggggttctttttcTCCCTTGGGAACAGTAATTTTCACTGGAAGAGAATGGACTCGATGCACATTGTGAACTGGGAAGCCATATAATGCCGCATAAGGTATTTCTGCTCCCACTTCAGGCCTCACTGTGGAAGTTAGGAGGGCTCTTGGAGGGAGAGAGTTGTTGCTAAGAACCATCTGATTCCTCAGCCTTAGTGGCCAAAAGTTTCATAGGCTCTGTGGAGTTCAGGTGATGGTGCTTTTGGGATACCAATGTAAGCAAGGGCTAGAAGTCAAATTTAGATATTCTGGCAACCAGCCGCTATCCCACAGCTAGGAAATCCAGGAGTTCTGGGGAGTTGAAGGTATACCGTGTCAGTGACCCTGGCCAGTCCTTCAGCCTGTTGCATCCATGGGTAAAATCCGCTGACACTGATTTCATCACCCTCCCTGATGCAACATCCAGTGAAACAGCTGAGAATGTGAGGTTGGgcgtgggagtggggggtggtcCAAATCTGGGACTGCCCCAACCCCAGTGGAGGGTCCCAGAACAATTTGGACGTCAGAATGAGGACATGGCTGACCACACGGATGGTCCTCAAAGCCTCCCCCAAGAGGTTGACCCTTCTCTGAGAAAGTTACCCTTGATAGAAGTCTCCCTTCCCTTAGAACTATTCAAAATTGCCCAATGAAATATTTGATTCAAATATTAGGACTCTGTGGTAAATCTATCCTTTGGATAGAACGTTCCCAGCATCAGGACAGGTTATCTCAGTTTGAGTGAGaaatggtttgcctctctctacATATGGTAGACACAAATGGAATAAGAAaatgggtgggagggaggaggggaagctcCCCTCACTTGTGTTTAATATCTCTTGCGTTCTTCCCTTCTCTAGCCCCATTCTGGGAGGCTAAAGGTTAGGGGATGAAAggtaaaagaaggaagaggaagtagACTCCTGGGGGATGGGATGACAGGGACAAGGGTGAGTTGGAGGCACGGGGCTCTGCTGCTTTGTTTCACTTCCTGGTACTTCGAGAATTGGGTAGGAAGCAAGGTTGGTGGGGTGATTGTGGGACTGTTCTGTGGCAGGAACTACTTCCAGGACTAGATCTGACCTGGAGCTGCAGTGACCCCTTGACGTCAGCAGGGCCTCAACCGTTATGCAAATCACATTCACAGGACACTCCTAAGCAGGCCTTTCCAGTTGGATGCCCAGGCTCCAAATCCAGTTGAAGTTCCCCTAGGGAGTTAATAATGATGGCTAATATATATGCAACTCTCACTTTATGCCAAGTACTTGGTCTAagtacttttcatatattaacgcatttaatcctcacagcaacccagTGACGTAGGTACTCTTATTATCCCTATATTACATACattacatatgaagaaacagaggtaagtaatttacccaagatcacagagctgagTGGCCAGAATTCCAGGGCAGACAAACTGGTTTCAGATCCTGCATTTTCAATCATTCTATTACACTGGACACTGTGAAGACACACAAAGTATCTTTATAAAGTGGGTCATTTAGCCCAGATATCTCTGAGTATCTCAGGCCCTATAATTTTCATGGGTCTGTGAAGTCTTTCTCAATCTGAGACCTCGATGTGGAAATTTCTCAAAGGGTACAAACTGTCCAGGTCTTTCAGCACCCATCTTTTCCCGAGATTTTAAATCTAGTCAACTGTGAAGTCAGATCAGTTTGACAGACCCTCTGAATTAAGGtgtttttctctccatctttgaCTTCTGACTGATTCTAGGACCCCTGTGAATCCTGGAAGTCTAAACTATGgagtcctttccttttttaaaagattttatttatttatttatttatttatttatttatttatttataaagattttatttttatttatttgacagagcgagcacaaatagggggagcagcaggcagagggagaagcaggctccccgctgagcaggaagccggatgtggggctcaatcccaggaccctgggatcatgacctgagccaaaggcagactcttaacaactgagacatccaggcgccccaaatattttatttatttgagagagagagagagagcagagagagcacgagtggggggaggggcagcgggagagggagaagcaggctccccactgagcagggagcccgatgtggggtgatcaggacctgagccaaagacagatgctttactgactgagccacccaggaaccccttaaGTCCTTTATAAAGTGTATTGAGAGAGAAATGCTTTAACACTCTATCCTCGGTGAGAAGTTCCTTCCATCAGAGAGGCTCCATGTGGCCTTTAGAAACTAGCTAAAGTGCCGTGGAGACGTGTCACAACCTGACCCCATTCCACAGCAGTTCCAGCTCAGAATTAGACCCCAAGAATCCCTAAAAATAACTGTTGGCGCTAAATCTGTAAGAGTTTGGGGTAAGCAAATGCCCCAATTTGCCCTGCTCATCCCCCTCTGAGTGAGAATGCCGAGCTTCAAGAGCTAGGGGAATTTGATAGCTGAGGGGTCTTGCTCCCTGGGACTACCACCGGGGCATATGGGGAGGGGATAATCACAGATGGGAGTTTCAGATGGATGCCTACAGAATCGTAGAAGACGCGGCTAGTTGGGCCGTGTTAAGAGCCTAGCTCCcgcttccttttttctctcccattcctgGAAATGATAGGAAATGCCGGCGAGTTTCGGGGGCAACAGGGTGAGAGGTGGCGGAGTAGCTCACAAGAGTACCGCGGCCAGAGGGGGTGGACTGGACCATCCTGGGAATACCCAGCAGTCGATTCCCAGTACTTTACCTTGGGCGTCCCTTATTCTAGAGTCTCTAAAGTTATAGGGAGTCTGAGAGTTCAGGTTTCCAAGCGAGTTCTCTAGTTTTGTTCAAACAAAGGTTTAAAAAGAAGGGGTTACGTTTCACGACACCAAATACGGCCAAGGTCTGACACCGTTTGTCCCCACCGGCGGCCCGTAACCTTGTTTTTGCCCAGTCCTTACGTCACGGGTCTTCTCGCGGAGCCTTCTGTACCTGGCTCCTTCTGATTGGCTTAGGTGAGCCCCACACCCTTCCTGATTGGAAGCTCCGAGTGGGAGAGCGACGTCCTTTCCGCCGTAGGGTTTGGTTGAGCATCAGGCGCGGGGGAGAATTGGGGAAACTGGAATTTCCCGCGGAGCTGACGGCGCTTTCTCTCCCCCTACTCGTTTTAATTCCACGCGCTCCAAAATATCCGCCATGGAGAAATCTTGGTAATGACCCAATCCCCATAAGCATCCCAAGAACACATCTGACCCCTGCCCtaatccctcccctccccgctgccGGGGGAGAATTCTGGGTAATTGATTTCTCTGGTTCCCCTAGAGAATTGTGGGTAACTAACCATTTTCAtcatgtccccccacccccgccccagttGTGGGTAACTGGACATTCTTATTTTTCCCTGGAGAATCCTGGGTAACATTGCAGAGGATTCTGGGAAACTGACTTCTCTGGTTCTCAcctcccaaccccccactccTCATCCCTAATTTGGGGAAACAAGCACTTTAGCCCCCCTGCCTAACTCTAATCCCGCAGTTGCTGCTCCTTCCACTGATGGTTCTGGGGTGAACCAGGCAAGTGAGCAGGCCTGAAGGGAGATGGAAAGGAAGTCAAGTATTAGGTGAGATAGTGGGGTGGTGGAGAGTACAGAAGGACCAGAGGAGAAAAAGGGACTAGACGTTCACCTCTACCCCCActgcccatcccctccctgcctgcttcgTCCCCTACCTGGCATTTTCACATCTGCCTGCCTCATCTCCCTCCTGCCCTGATAATGGAGAACACACTAAATACAAGTACTTGGGCCTGCCACTGACTCAGCTACCTCTTTCCCTTTGCAGGCCAGGATGTCCAGTCTAGGCCCACTGGTGCTGTTCTGCTGAAGGTTGGGTCAGGCCTCTTACGGGGCTGTTGCAAGGGAGGGTGTGACAAGGGTCTAATCTGCCATCGTCATCATGAACTTCGAGGGTCTGGACCCTGGACTGGCAGAGTATGCCCCAGCCATGCATTCTGCCCTGGACCCTGTCCTGGACGCCCACCTGAACCCAAGTCTGCTACAGAATGTGGAGCTGGATCCGGAGGGGGTGGCCTTGGAGGCTCTTCCTGTCCAGGAGTCAGTGCACATAATGGAAGGTGTCTACTCTGAATTGCACAGTGTGGTGGCTGAAGTGGGTGTGCCTGTCTCCGTCTCCCACTTTGACTTGCACGAGGAGATGCTGTGGGTGGGAAGCCACGGGGTAAGAACTGTACCCCTTTGTGAGGGATGAAACGAGATGTTGGAGGTCTTTTATCTGGTTTTAGCCCAAAACAGCTGCTTTACTGGGAGCCAGAGAATTAGTTGTGTCTCAGTCAAGTCAGGAGGAGGGCAGTGGAAGGAACCATAGGATCCAGGGAGAAGTTACATAGGCATTCTTTTTCAGAAGTCGTCCTATTTCTACCACTATTTGCCCCTTCCAAGCTTTGATTAATCTTGATAACTGTACCCATCAGTTAGTCTGTGGTGTCCAAATCCAGTCTCTAATGCGCCtcctctgttttccatttttataattatagaaTGTTTAATACATGTTTCTGTGTACCTTACATGGAATCATTTTGTCTTCTCTGGCTGATTTTAATCTCTGTGAGAGCAGTTATCAAGgctgatttttgaaaatttttttaaaaaaattaccaatatgCTAGGGAGCCCAAgattttgtaagaaataacatgtTATCCTTGGTTTACTAATATACTTTCCATAGAGCATGAATTGTGCTTTTTTCATTAGAAAGAATGAGCTTTTTCGGTAATACATTCATTTCAGTAGGCACTGTTTACTGCTATGCTAGGCCCAGGCAATAAAGCTGAATGAAACATAATCCTTACCTTCAAGGAATTTATAGAACAATGAGGAAAAAACGATATGTAAACAGATAACTTCATGATCCTTTAGAAGAAACTAAACtgttccacttttttaaaaattatttatttatttgacagagagacagcaagagaggaaacgcaaatgggggggggggtgtgagagggagaagcaggcttcccgctgagcagggagcccagtgtggggcttggaccctgggatcaggacctgagccgaaggcagacccataacagctgagccacccaggcgcccctaaactgttTCACTTACTAATTACAAACTTAAGATATAAACTACTAAGTGCCAGTATAAAAACATGTACTGGGTAGAGAAGGGTCAGAGGGCCCCCAGAAGGAAGTGATACCTGAAGTGAGTTTTTGAGACGTGAGTAGAAGTCAGGtgaagaagaggggaaaatgcTGTCTTGGCCAAAGCAACAGGAGAAAGATTTCCAAGATACTATACAGTGTAACAGCAGAGTGCAGGAACTATAAGCAATGGGGGTTTACTGCACTGGGAGATAAAGCTGAAGAGATAGACATGACTTCATTCAACTAGTGTTTTTTGAGCGCCTACTAGGTGCCAGACCTTGCTCTGTGGTCTAGGTTTAGAATGAACATTTAAGAGGGCAACAAAAATCTTTTTGTAATATATTAAATGTTGTTTAGtatctttaaggaaaataaagtggAGTTAAGGGGGTTGAGGTAACGAAGGTTGGGAGGTGTTACTGTTTTAGATAGTTGGTCGGGGAAAGGTCTCTCTGATACAAAGCCACATTTGAGTAGAGACCTGGATGCAGGCCATGCTGTCCATTCTAAGTCTTctagaggggagagaggaagccaTGTAGATACCTGGGGGGAGAACATTCCAGAGAAACCTCATATGCTGTGTTAAAAAAGCTTGGACTTGACACCACTGAAGATTTTTATCCAGAATGATAAGgctaggggcacctcggtggctcagtccttaagtgtctgccttcggctcagggcgtgatcccggcgttctgggatcgagccccacatcaggctcctctgctgggagcctgcttcttcctctcccactccccctgcttgtgttccctctctcgctggctgtctctatctttgtcgaataaataaataaaatcttaaaaaaaagaatgataaggTTAGGTTTGTATCTTAGAGGGCTGAGGTAGAAGTAGAGAGTTTGGTTTAAGGGGGACAGGGCAGGACTCCATGAGGTCAGTTTGGAGGTTATTGTAGCAGTTCGCATAGAATATGAAGGCCTGAGTGAAGCATTTAGAGATGTATACGTGAGCACACGTGAGCACAGATTTGGGAAATACTTAGGAAGTAAACAAGACTTAAGTTGACTATCAATGACTTAGTCCATTACATAGATCATGGTACCATAGGGAATGTATTTAAGAAGGATTGAAATGAGGTCAAAATGACATTTAATTTGGAATGTAATGAGTTTGGGGTTCTCATGGAATATCTAAAGAGAGATGTGTGTAGGTATTTGGATGTATAAGTCTGAAGCTTGAGGCAGTGGTCTGGGCTAGGGAAGGGAGTAAGGATCCATCAGTTTAAAAACATGGATGGCTAAAACCTTGAGAATGGATGAGATTACCTAGGAACACTAGTGAGAAAATAGTGGACTGGGAATAGCCATGTCTCAAGAGAGTGGTCTGAagggaaacagagaaggagaaggtATGAGCTAAGAGTCAGCAGAGAAACCAGTAGTGAACGATGTCGTAGGAGTCAAGGGTGGAATGAGTTTCACATTCTCTCTGTTCCAGCCTGTGACCCACAGTACACATTTCGCAGACAGCCGGTAGAGAATAAGACTTGACTATGGAACCAGAAAGCCACTGCAGGATCGGACCCACGTCCCTGACCTGAAACTattctaaccaactgagcccttACCGGTTCAGCAGGGtcattgtgaggataaaatgaggtaGTGTTTACAAAAGTACTTTGTAAAGCATTAAAGGAACATAGATAGTATCATCAATGTCTTTATCACTTAGATCGGTCCCTGGGCTAATGCCTTAGGGGCTGCCCGCGGGAAAGGCCAAGCAAGAATGGAGGAAAGCTGAACAACGTCCAGGCCCTGACCTGTATCTGGGATGGCCCCGCCCCTCCATTCAGGGTGTGTCTCATCTTTTTCCCCACAGGGCCATGCTACTTCGTTTTTCGGCCCAGCCTTGGAGCGTTACTCATCCTTTCAGGTCAATGGCAGTGATGACATACGACAGATCCAGAGCCTGGAAAATGGTATCCTTTTTCTCACCAAGAACAACCTCAAGTATATGGCCCGTGGGGGCCTCATTATATTTGATTACCTGTAAGTGGTTTCTCAGCTCTAGACTGGGAAAGAGGGTCCCTCCTAGAACGGGAAGACTAAAGAATTGGAAGCTTCTGAGGGCCGGGTCCCTTAGCCTTTTCTCTGCACCACAGGCTAGAGGAAAGTGAGGATATGCACAGTCTCCTGCTGACGGACAGCAGCACTCTGCTTGTTGGTGGGCTGCAGAACCACATATTGGAGATTGACCTTAACACTGTCCAGGAGACTCAGAAGGTACAAGCCTGGGGCAGGAAAGACCCAGCAGCGTCTGAGACTTTCGGGGAGCTGGGGATATATCTGGGCTGGGAACATGACTAAGTGTATGTGCGacctttctgttcctttggtctgtGGGAAGAATTATTCTCACTGGTTTTTCTTGCTTTCCTCCCCAGTATGCCGTCGAAACGCCTGGAGTCACTATTATGAGGCAGACAAATCGCTTCTTCTTCTGTGGCCACACGTCTGGCAAGGTGGCTCGGTTCTGTGTTTCCTCCTACCACAAGGCCGTTTCATCAGACGTGTGCTTGGGCTCTTCCTTTCCCTCAATGCTGGGGCTGTAGTGGGAGGGACGGGAGGAGTGAACGGAGTTCCTCCTCAGCCACATTATACTAGATTATCTTTCACCCTAACGGTTTCTGTTGTAACTAGATACCTTCCAGGCGAAAGAGTAAACAAGAGCTCTCTTTGGGGTCCCTTTCAACGCttggcttctctttctgcctcttctgcGCTTTAATTGCCTGTATCCTAGAGCCTTAGTTCTTTGGGCAGGGGCCTTGAGGTAGGTGGCAGGTCCTTTTCCTGATGACAGTGTTGGAAGATAACCCCGTCATCTCTTCTTCAGGTTTCCCTGCGAGACCTCCGTACTTTTAAGGTGGAGCATGAGTTTGATGCTTTCTCGGGGAGTCTGTCGGATTTTGATGTGCATGGCAACCTGCTGGCCGCCTGTGGCTTCTCCAGCCGCCTCACCGGCCTGGCCTGTGACCGTTTCCTCAAGGTGTATGACCTGCGCATGATGCGTGCCATCACCCCGCTCCAAGTACACGTGGATCCCGCCTTCTTGCGCTTCATCCCTACATACACCTCTCGACTTGCTATCATCTCCCAGTCAGGTAGGAAGGAATATAGGGTGGGGTAGGGGGCACTGATGAGTGAAGGGGAACTAGGTACCAGAAGGACCGTACTCCCGGGAACCTCTTTGTTGGAGAAAACAGTAACCTTTCAGTGGGCTGTCAGGGTCTCACTTAGTTTTGGTCAGAGAGTaggacttttatttttcccccagtatGAAGAACACAGAACAAGATAAAGGCAGAGCAGGCAAAACAACCTTAGAACTGCCTTTACTGGGTAGCAGACTTGCCTGTGGTTTGTGGGAAGGCATCCGATGGTATTCTTTGTATCTCTAGGCATGAATTGAGGCCCCATCTTTCCTTGATACCAGGGCATAAAAGAACGGCCCCCTTTCAGCTTCCCAGGGCTCATTgagcttcctcctctcttctaGGGCAGTGCCAGTTTTGTGAGCCCACAGGCCTGGCCAACCCAGCAGACATCTTTCATGTGAATCCTGTAGGGCCTCTGCTAATGACATTTGACGTATCAGCCAGCAAGCAGGCCCTGGCCTTTGGGGATTCTGAGGGCTGTGTGCACCTCTGGACTGATTCCCCTGAGCCTTCCTTCAACCCTTACTCCCGTGAGACCGAGTTTGCTTTGCCCTGTCTCGTGGACTCACTGCCTCCTCTGGACTGGAGTCAGGACCTGCTGCCTCTTTCCCTCATCCCTGTCCCGCTCACCACTGACACACTTCTCTCTGATTGGCCTGCGGCCAACTCCGCTCCAGCTCCCAGGTTGTACCTTACATCTGGGccaaaaggagggaggggaaagggccGAGATGCCAG
This Ursus arctos isolate Adak ecotype North America unplaced genomic scaffold, UrsArc2.0 scaffold_21, whole genome shotgun sequence DNA region includes the following protein-coding sequences:
- the IL23A gene encoding interleukin-23 subunit alpha isoform X1; this translates as MLGSRAVMLLLLLLWGAQTRAVPAGGRPAWVQGQQLSQRLCTLAWSAHPPMGQVDLPREEGDDETTDEVPRIQCGDGCDPQGLRDNSQFCLQRIHQGLVFYEKLLGSDIFTGEPSLLPDGPVGQLHASLLGLRQLLQPEGHHRETEQTPSPSPSQPWQRLLLRFKILRSLQAFVAVAARVFAHGAATLSP
- the IL23A gene encoding interleukin-23 subunit alpha isoform X2, encoding MSLRVLVEFESTSLTSSLSPPPPPFQDLPREEGDDETTDEVPRIQCGDGCDPQGLRDNSQFCLQRIHQGLVFYEKLLGSDIFTGEPSLLPDGPVGQLHASLLGLRQLLQPEGHHRETEQTPSPSPSQPWQRLLLRFKILRSLQAFVAVAARVFAHGAATLSP